Proteins co-encoded in one Polynucleobacter sp. MWH-UH19D genomic window:
- the ahpC gene encoding alkyl hydroperoxide reductase subunit C: protein MSIINTAVQPFKTEAFHNGKFVTVTDETLKGKWSVLIFMPAAFTFNCPTEIEDAAENYAEFQKMGAEVYIVTTDTHFSHKVWHETSPAVGKAKFPLVGDPTHTLTNAFGVHIPEAGLALRGTFIINPEGVIKTAEIHSNEIARDVSETLRKLKAAQYTAAHPGEVCPAKWKEGAATLTPSLDLVGKI from the coding sequence ATGTCTATTATCAACACAGCGGTACAACCATTTAAAACCGAAGCATTCCACAATGGCAAATTTGTAACTGTTACTGACGAGACCCTCAAAGGTAAATGGTCAGTTCTCATTTTCATGCCAGCAGCATTTACCTTTAACTGCCCAACTGAGATTGAGGATGCAGCTGAGAACTATGCTGAGTTCCAAAAAATGGGTGCTGAAGTGTATATCGTTACAACGGATACTCACTTCTCACACAAAGTTTGGCATGAGACATCTCCAGCTGTTGGTAAAGCTAAGTTCCCACTCGTTGGCGATCCAACCCATACACTAACAAATGCTTTTGGCGTTCACATCCCTGAAGCTGGTTTGGCATTGCGTGGCACTTTCATCATTAACCCAGAAGGTGTTATCAAGACAGCTGAGATTCATTCCAATGAAATCGCACGTGACGTATCTGAGACATTGCGCAAGCTCAAAGCTGCTCAATATACAGCTGCTCACCCAGGTGAAGTATGCCCAGCTAAATGGAAAGAAGGTGCAGCAACTTTGACACCATCTTTGGATCTTGTAGGAAAGATTTAA
- the ahpF gene encoding alkyl hydroperoxide reductase subunit F — protein sequence MLDNNIKTQLKAYFEKIVSPITLTASLDDSPASAQMRELLNEVAEQSNKITVQTNGNDEHVPSFTVSKTGEGARIRFAGLPMGHEMTSFILAILQASGYPPKVEEDILSRIRKLDGKMRFQTFISLSCHNCPDVVQALNLMAAINPNIEHEMIDGALFQPLVDQYQIMAVPTVILNGEVFGQGRMGAEEIIAKLDTGSAEEEAAKLNAKGDFDVLVIGGGPAGSAAAIYAARKGIRTGIVAERFGGQVMDTLGIENFISVSHTEGPKLVQALEQHVKDYEVDIMNLQRANALRKTNSGIEVEMANGAVLKSKSVIISTGARWREMNVPGEQEYRNKGVAYCPHCDGPLFKGKRVAVIGGGNSGVEAAIDLAGIVSHVTLIEFDSQLRADAVLQTKLFSLPNVTVIKSALTKEVLGDGSKVNGLRYQDRNTNAEHTLELEGIFVQIGLLPNTEWLKGTVDLSPRGEITVDAKGETSVPGVFAAGDCTTVPYKQIIIAMGEGAKASLGAFDYLIRHSVSEEAPVKIAA from the coding sequence ATGTTAGATAACAACATTAAGACCCAGTTAAAAGCGTATTTTGAAAAGATTGTTTCTCCAATCACTCTAACTGCATCGTTAGACGACAGTCCAGCTTCTGCTCAAATGCGTGAACTACTCAATGAAGTTGCCGAGCAGTCAAACAAAATCACTGTACAAACGAACGGCAATGATGAACATGTTCCCAGCTTTACCGTCAGTAAAACTGGGGAAGGGGCTCGCATTCGCTTTGCTGGCTTACCAATGGGTCATGAGATGACATCATTCATCTTGGCAATCTTGCAAGCGAGTGGATATCCACCCAAGGTTGAAGAAGATATTCTGTCGCGTATTCGTAAATTAGACGGCAAGATGCGCTTCCAAACCTTTATTTCCTTGTCTTGCCATAACTGCCCTGACGTAGTTCAAGCGCTCAATTTGATGGCGGCAATCAACCCAAATATTGAGCACGAAATGATCGATGGTGCTCTATTCCAACCCTTGGTTGATCAGTACCAGATCATGGCGGTCCCAACTGTGATCTTGAATGGCGAGGTATTCGGTCAAGGGCGCATGGGCGCAGAAGAGATCATCGCAAAACTTGACACTGGCAGTGCAGAAGAGGAAGCAGCTAAGCTCAATGCCAAAGGCGACTTTGATGTATTAGTGATTGGCGGCGGACCTGCTGGCTCTGCGGCGGCAATTTACGCTGCTCGTAAGGGTATCCGCACAGGCATCGTTGCTGAGCGCTTTGGCGGTCAAGTAATGGACACCTTAGGAATTGAAAACTTCATTTCTGTATCCCATACCGAAGGCCCTAAGCTTGTTCAAGCTTTAGAGCAGCACGTGAAGGATTATGAAGTAGACATCATGAACCTACAACGGGCTAATGCTTTACGCAAAACCAACTCTGGCATTGAAGTAGAGATGGCTAACGGTGCAGTACTCAAAAGCAAATCGGTCATCATTAGCACTGGCGCACGCTGGAGAGAAATGAATGTTCCTGGCGAACAAGAGTACCGCAATAAAGGCGTAGCCTACTGCCCTCACTGCGACGGCCCTCTATTTAAAGGCAAGCGTGTTGCCGTTATTGGTGGCGGCAATTCTGGAGTGGAAGCTGCAATTGACTTAGCGGGCATTGTGAGTCACGTTACCTTAATTGAATTCGATAGCCAACTTCGTGCTGATGCAGTTTTACAAACTAAGTTGTTTAGCCTCCCGAATGTGACTGTGATTAAGAGCGCACTCACTAAGGAAGTCTTGGGCGATGGTAGCAAAGTGAATGGCTTGCGCTATCAAGATCGCAACACCAATGCTGAGCACACGCTTGAACTCGAAGGCATCTTTGTGCAAATTGGCTTGTTGCCAAACACTGAGTGGCTTAAAGGCACGGTTGACCTATCACCTCGTGGCGAAATCACGGTTGATGCTAAAGGTGAAACTTCAGTTCCAGGCGTATTCGCAGCAGGTGATTGCACTACCGTTCCATACAAGCAAATCATCATTGCTATGGGCGAAGGAGCAAAAGCCTCTTTGGGTGCGTTTGATTACCTCATTCGTCACTCTGTTAGCGAAGAGGCACCGGTCAAGATCGCCGCGTAA
- a CDS encoding DUF3833 domain-containing protein produces MKSLLKKLLVLALCGQFLFGCAGPQVSQYANEKPTLDLSEYFNGTIDAYGIFTNRSGQVVKRFTVLMQASWKLVDGKKVGVLDESFEYSDGTKQKRIWTITEVSPGKYVGRADDVVGDANGIAAGNALNWAYTLALPVDGTIYHVQFDDWMYLMNSKVMLNKAKMSKFGIELGEVTLSFYKR; encoded by the coding sequence ATGAAAAGTCTATTGAAGAAATTATTGGTATTAGCTCTTTGCGGGCAGTTTTTGTTCGGTTGCGCAGGGCCTCAAGTATCCCAATATGCTAATGAGAAGCCCACTCTAGATTTGAGTGAGTATTTCAATGGCACGATTGATGCTTATGGCATCTTCACCAATCGCAGCGGTCAAGTGGTGAAGCGATTTACGGTGCTCATGCAGGCCAGCTGGAAACTGGTGGATGGCAAAAAAGTAGGCGTTCTGGATGAGAGTTTTGAATATTCAGATGGCACTAAGCAAAAACGTATTTGGACCATTACTGAGGTTTCCCCCGGTAAGTATGTTGGTAGGGCGGATGATGTTGTAGGTGATGCCAATGGTATTGCTGCAGGCAATGCGCTTAATTGGGCATATACGCTTGCACTACCTGTAGATGGCACCATTTATCACGTTCAGTTTGATGACTGGATGTATCTGATGAACTCAAAAGTGATGCTCAATAAAGCCAAAATGAGTAAATTTGGCATTGAGTTAGGTGAAGTGACACTCAGTTTTTATAAGCGTTAA
- a CDS encoding chalcone isomerase family protein: protein MMRFVTKIVVVSTLLVGCGLASIGLARELTFIDQALNPAKLQGGGKLTWWGLHVYDASLYRSGSFSSSEFALDLQYHKSLNGLAIANRSAEEMRKLGVPDSQAQNWGKQLASFLPNVEPGQSLTAIYNPKQGTTFYFDGKPLAQIAGPDFSRAFFGIWLDSKTSAPKLREQLLGQHCPPPLLQESCNQ from the coding sequence ATGATGCGATTTGTTACAAAGATTGTTGTGGTTTCTACGTTATTAGTAGGATGTGGATTGGCCTCTATAGGTCTTGCGCGTGAACTCACTTTTATTGATCAGGCTTTAAATCCTGCAAAGCTGCAGGGCGGTGGCAAACTGACTTGGTGGGGGCTACATGTATACGATGCTAGCCTTTATCGTTCGGGCTCCTTTAGCTCCTCTGAGTTTGCTTTGGATTTGCAATATCACAAATCCTTAAATGGACTTGCCATTGCCAATCGTTCCGCCGAAGAGATGCGCAAGTTAGGCGTGCCTGATTCACAGGCGCAGAATTGGGGAAAGCAATTGGCTAGCTTTTTGCCAAACGTAGAGCCTGGTCAAAGTCTGACGGCAATCTATAACCCAAAACAAGGAACCACTTTCTATTTTGATGGAAAGCCACTTGCACAAATAGCAGGGCCTGATTTTTCTAGAGCGTTTTTTGGAATTTGGTTGGATTCAAAAACCAGCGCACCCAAATTGCGTGAACAGTTATTGGGGCAGCACTGTCCACCACCCTTATTACAGGAATCTTGTAACCAATGA
- a CDS encoding DUF393 domain-containing protein, producing the protein MAGNLQKLTLFYDGACPLCQAEILFLSRRNQQDLLRFVDVNSEQYDAAKLGVSCEQALAAMYAQYEDGSLIHGAAVFPEAYRRANLPFLAWLFSRQILQPLLQFSYQVFAKNRHAISNALGPTALRLVQKK; encoded by the coding sequence ATGGCAGGCAATTTACAAAAACTCACCTTGTTTTATGATGGCGCATGCCCTTTGTGCCAGGCTGAGATTCTGTTTTTATCTAGACGCAATCAGCAAGACCTGCTCAGATTTGTAGATGTGAATTCAGAGCAATACGATGCTGCTAAATTGGGTGTTTCTTGTGAGCAAGCTCTCGCGGCAATGTATGCCCAATATGAAGATGGCTCCTTGATTCATGGTGCAGCGGTATTCCCTGAAGCTTATCGAAGGGCAAATCTACCATTTCTAGCCTGGCTATTTTCTAGGCAGATCTTGCAGCCATTATTACAGTTCTCCTATCAAGTTTTTGCTAAAAATCGACATGCGATTTCAAATGCTCTTGGTCCAACTGCATTGCGTTTAGTACAGAAAAAATGA
- a CDS encoding SDR family NAD(P)-dependent oxidoreductase, which yields MKILSKPFRALVIGSSGTIGSGFVDLLQNNPSCVGVAGIHRNSIPPINYLDPDTIQTSAIALSQDGPYQLIINTIGVLHTSQWMPEKRLEDLNPDQLTELMQINAIGPALTIRHFLPLLDPAGSLMVTLSAKVGSIEDNRLGGWYSYRSSKAALNMLIKTASIELARTKPNIALIAMHPGTVNSRLSQPFRGQQIGRPAHDACTDMLTVMSNIESKDTGNFYSYSGEKLPW from the coding sequence TTGAAAATACTCTCCAAACCCTTTCGTGCATTAGTCATTGGCTCCTCGGGAACGATTGGCTCAGGATTTGTTGACCTACTGCAAAATAACCCCTCTTGCGTAGGGGTTGCGGGTATTCACCGCAATTCAATACCCCCCATTAATTATCTTGATCCCGATACTATTCAAACCAGTGCAATCGCACTCTCCCAAGATGGCCCTTATCAACTGATCATTAATACGATCGGGGTATTACACACAAGTCAATGGATGCCAGAAAAACGACTAGAAGATTTAAACCCAGATCAATTGACTGAACTCATGCAAATTAATGCGATTGGACCAGCCTTAACCATTCGTCATTTCTTGCCGCTATTGGATCCAGCGGGAAGCTTAATGGTTACACTCTCGGCCAAAGTTGGGAGTATTGAAGACAATCGCTTGGGTGGTTGGTACAGCTATCGGAGCTCTAAGGCTGCACTCAATATGCTAATTAAAACGGCTTCAATCGAACTTGCAAGAACAAAACCCAATATTGCTTTAATAGCTATGCACCCTGGTACTGTTAATTCCAGACTATCGCAACCTTTTCGCGGTCAGCAAATCGGCCGTCCTGCCCATGATGCTTGCACTGACATGCTAACTGTCATGAGCAACATTGAATCCAAAGACACAGGAAACTTTTATTCTTACTCTGGCGAGAAATTGCCCTGGTAG
- a CDS encoding DUF2256 domain-containing protein, with amino-acid sequence MKGVKTSFKGNKSFLPSKLCVVCKREMTWRKSWEKNWDSIKYCSDACRKRSDKA; translated from the coding sequence ATGAAGGGCGTAAAAACTTCGTTTAAGGGTAATAAATCTTTTTTGCCAAGCAAGCTTTGTGTTGTTTGTAAAAGGGAGATGACTTGGCGAAAGTCATGGGAAAAGAATTGGGACTCTATTAAGTATTGCTCAGACGCTTGCAGAAAGCGTTCCGATAAAGCCTAA
- a CDS encoding cryptochrome/photolyase family protein, whose translation MNQPKRLILILGDQLDKQNAALKDYDFQRDEVIMIESVPEAQVVWSHKAKIALFLSAMRHFAQELKAEGYSVHYIQDSSLSIVDALKDALEKKNISQLVCIEPGEWRLKQDIEKLAKDANFHLDMREDDHFYCSHREFREWAANKKELRLEFFYRLMRKTHDILLDKDGNPEGGQWNFDQDNRKPYPKSGPGIIETPILFEPDAITRDVIAFVKKQYPEHPGSLDHFRWPVTREQALEALQYFVDYRLRNFGIYQDAMWTDTPYGWHSILSSSLNLKLLNPREVIAAVVDAWKKYSLDLSTVEGFIRQILGWREFVRGMYYLDMPKMAADNYYDHQRSLPSWYWTGKTNMRCMQNAIGQTLNYGYAHHIQRLMVTGNFALLAEILPSAVCDWYLAVYVDAIEWVELPNTAGMALFANGGRFTSKPYIASGAYIKRMSNYCGDCQYKPDVRFGETACPVTTLYWNFLIQHREQFDGNPRTRLMTANLKKIHDADQAAIVEHAQKILNNLDRL comes from the coding sequence ATGAATCAACCCAAAAGACTCATATTGATTCTAGGGGATCAGCTTGATAAGCAAAATGCTGCTCTGAAAGATTACGATTTTCAGCGTGATGAAGTGATCATGATTGAATCAGTTCCTGAGGCTCAAGTTGTTTGGTCTCATAAAGCCAAAATAGCTTTATTTCTATCAGCGATGCGCCATTTTGCGCAAGAGCTCAAAGCCGAAGGATATTCGGTTCACTACATTCAAGATTCAAGCTTGTCGATAGTAGATGCGCTAAAGGATGCTTTAGAGAAAAAGAATATTTCACAATTGGTTTGCATTGAGCCTGGTGAGTGGCGCTTAAAGCAGGATATAGAGAAGCTTGCCAAAGATGCAAATTTTCATTTGGATATGCGCGAAGATGATCACTTTTATTGCAGTCATCGAGAGTTTAGAGAGTGGGCTGCCAATAAGAAAGAATTACGTCTGGAGTTTTTCTATCGATTAATGCGCAAAACACACGACATTCTTTTGGATAAAGATGGCAATCCCGAGGGTGGTCAGTGGAACTTTGATCAAGATAATCGAAAGCCTTATCCAAAATCTGGTCCTGGAATTATTGAAACCCCTATTTTGTTTGAGCCTGATGCCATTACGCGCGATGTGATTGCATTTGTGAAAAAGCAATATCCTGAGCACCCAGGTTCGCTCGACCACTTTCGTTGGCCAGTGACACGTGAGCAGGCATTAGAGGCACTTCAATATTTCGTTGACTATCGCTTGAGAAATTTTGGCATCTATCAAGATGCGATGTGGACGGATACGCCCTATGGATGGCACTCAATTTTGTCCAGCTCCTTAAACCTTAAGCTTCTCAATCCGAGAGAGGTTATTGCAGCGGTAGTAGATGCTTGGAAAAAATACTCTCTTGATCTTTCTACAGTCGAGGGCTTTATCCGCCAAATATTGGGTTGGCGAGAATTTGTCAGAGGCATGTATTACCTCGATATGCCTAAGATGGCTGCAGATAATTACTATGATCATCAACGATCTTTGCCAAGCTGGTATTGGACTGGTAAGACCAATATGCGTTGTATGCAAAACGCCATAGGTCAAACACTGAACTATGGTTATGCGCACCATATTCAGCGTTTAATGGTTACAGGTAACTTTGCCCTGTTAGCAGAAATATTGCCATCAGCGGTATGTGATTGGTACTTGGCGGTTTATGTAGATGCGATTGAATGGGTTGAGTTACCCAATACTGCAGGAATGGCATTATTTGCAAATGGCGGTCGCTTTACCAGCAAGCCCTATATCGCAAGCGGCGCCTATATTAAGCGTATGAGTAATTATTGTGGAGATTGCCAATATAAGCCCGATGTCAGATTTGGTGAGACGGCATGCCCAGTGACAACTCTCTATTGGAATTTTTTGATTCAGCATCGCGAGCAATTTGATGGCAATCCCCGTACACGCTTGATGACGGCAAATCTGAAGAAGATTCATGATGCTGATCAGGCTGCCATTGTGGAGCATGCTCAGAAAATACTCAATAATCTGGATCGCCTATGA
- a CDS encoding TIGR03643 family protein, which produces MPKALAKILSQEDLSRLIEMAWEDRTPFEAIEATFGLSESQVIQLMRRELKRTSFELWRERVSGRVTKHVALRSKLVQRAYCPTQYKSK; this is translated from the coding sequence ATGCCTAAAGCCCTAGCCAAAATACTTTCTCAAGAGGATTTATCTCGCCTCATTGAGATGGCTTGGGAAGACAGAACGCCGTTTGAGGCGATTGAGGCCACATTTGGCTTATCTGAATCTCAGGTGATTCAGTTGATGCGTAGAGAACTCAAAAGAACTTCATTTGAGTTATGGCGTGAACGAGTCTCTGGAAGAGTCACAAAGCATGTGGCACTTCGAAGTAAATTGGTTCAACGTGCTTATTGCCCCACTCAATATAAAAGCAAATGA
- a CDS encoding HNH endonuclease signature motif containing protein: protein MIGKIRQKLISQAPRVIANTQEIICPICDRPIPASQKDAHHLVPKSKGGKTTEFLHRICHRQVHALFTETELANQFNNAAALQEHPEMQRFIRWIKTKPNAFYERVRKSTRIKA, encoded by the coding sequence ATGATCGGTAAAATTCGGCAAAAATTAATCTCGCAAGCCCCTCGAGTAATAGCCAATACTCAGGAGATCATTTGCCCGATTTGCGATCGCCCTATTCCAGCATCCCAGAAAGATGCTCATCATCTTGTGCCCAAGTCCAAAGGGGGTAAAACTACCGAGTTTCTGCACCGCATCTGCCATCGGCAAGTGCATGCCCTTTTTACTGAAACAGAGTTAGCAAACCAATTTAACAATGCGGCCGCATTGCAAGAGCATCCAGAAATGCAACGCTTTATACGCTGGATCAAAACTAAACCGAATGCGTTTTACGAAAGAGTCCGAAAGAGCACACGGATTAAGGCTTAG
- a CDS encoding SDR family oxidoreductase, producing MTQSNHKVALVTGAGAGIGRAAAKALLQGGYQVVLAGRNLEKLQKAISDIGGNDINCLAVACDVGNPEQVKKLFSATKQKFGRIDVLFNNAGLGAPAIPMEDLTYEQWMSVVNTNLCGAFLCSQEAIRMMKAQSPQGGRIINNGSISAHAPRPMSAPYTATKHAISGLTKTIALDGRPFNIACGQIDIGNAATEMTERMAAGIVQADQSIKVEPRMDVDHVGQAVLHMAQLPLESNILNMTIMATNMPFVGRG from the coding sequence ATGACTCAATCAAATCACAAAGTTGCTTTAGTTACAGGCGCTGGCGCCGGAATTGGACGAGCAGCTGCTAAAGCCTTATTGCAAGGTGGCTATCAGGTTGTACTGGCAGGACGCAACTTAGAGAAGTTACAAAAAGCCATTAGCGATATTGGCGGTAACGACATTAACTGTCTCGCTGTAGCATGTGATGTTGGCAATCCCGAGCAGGTAAAAAAACTGTTTTCTGCAACAAAACAAAAATTTGGTCGCATCGATGTTTTGTTTAATAACGCAGGACTGGGTGCACCCGCCATCCCCATGGAAGATTTAACTTATGAGCAATGGATGAGCGTGGTTAACACCAATCTTTGTGGAGCATTCTTATGTTCTCAAGAGGCTATCCGCATGATGAAGGCGCAATCACCACAAGGCGGCAGAATTATCAATAATGGCTCGATCTCCGCTCATGCGCCACGACCCATGTCAGCCCCATACACTGCCACCAAACACGCCATCAGTGGATTAACCAAAACAATCGCTTTAGATGGTCGCCCATTTAATATTGCTTGCGGACAAATCGATATTGGCAATGCAGCTACTGAAATGACCGAGCGAATGGCCGCAGGTATCGTTCAAGCCGATCAATCCATCAAGGTAGAACCTCGTATGGACGTGGATCATGTTGGTCAAGCAGTTCTACATATGGCACAACTTCCCTTAGAGTCGAACATTCTGAATATGACCATCATGGCCACCAACATGCCATTTGTTGGTAGAGGTTAA
- a CDS encoding VOC family protein, whose translation MIDHLDHLVLTTANEPACIDFYTRVLGMKLESFIGGTPPVERKAFTFGNQKINLHIKGKEFEPKANLPTPGSLDLCFIADRPLSAVIHHLEQESWPIIEGPVVRTGATSKINSVYVRDPDQNLIEISELI comes from the coding sequence ATGATTGATCACTTGGATCACTTAGTTCTAACTACTGCAAATGAGCCGGCATGTATTGATTTTTATACCCGTGTTCTGGGTATGAAGCTAGAGTCATTTATAGGTGGCACTCCACCAGTAGAGCGCAAGGCGTTTACCTTTGGAAATCAGAAAATTAATCTACACATCAAGGGCAAAGAATTTGAGCCCAAAGCCAATCTACCAACGCCTGGCTCATTAGATCTGTGTTTCATTGCGGATCGACCCTTATCCGCAGTAATACATCATTTGGAACAAGAAAGCTGGCCCATTATTGAGGGTCCAGTTGTGCGGACAGGTGCAACTTCAAAGATTAACTCTGTTTATGTGCGTGACCCTGATCAGAATCTGATTGAGATTAGTGAGCTGATTTAA
- a CDS encoding hydroxymethylglutaryl-CoA lyase, whose amino-acid sequence MTRIYFNDVVTRDGFQIEPNFIPTEDKVRLIDAMSQCGFAKIEVTSFTSPKAIPMLRDAEEVMGKIQRVPGVEYTVLVPNLRGAERALESKADEFNLVMSTSETHNLANLRMGREKSFTGLAEVIRYVDGRTPINVSLSTAFGCPMEGDVPQEVVEQFCQRFADLGVRGLTICDTTGMANPAQVIQMSDSLQKKFPQLQLTMHFHNTRGMGLANVLAAVQSGIVRFDGSLGGLGGCPYAPGASGNISSEDAIHMLDAMGYDTGVNIPKLLDLARELPQIVGHPVPGQVAKAGRSCDLHPAPGYIQELQ is encoded by the coding sequence ATGACCAGAATTTATTTCAATGACGTAGTAACAAGAGACGGATTTCAGATTGAGCCGAACTTTATTCCAACGGAAGATAAGGTACGCTTAATTGATGCGATGAGTCAGTGCGGTTTCGCAAAAATTGAAGTAACGTCTTTCACCTCACCCAAGGCTATACCAATGTTAAGAGATGCCGAAGAGGTGATGGGCAAAATACAGCGGGTTCCTGGCGTGGAATACACCGTGTTGGTTCCCAATCTTCGCGGGGCAGAGCGTGCGCTAGAGTCCAAGGCGGACGAATTCAATCTTGTGATGTCAACTTCAGAGACTCATAACTTAGCCAATTTACGCATGGGTAGAGAAAAGAGCTTTACTGGTTTAGCCGAGGTAATTCGGTATGTTGATGGCAGGACACCTATCAATGTTTCATTATCAACTGCGTTTGGTTGTCCAATGGAAGGCGATGTACCACAAGAGGTGGTAGAGCAATTTTGCCAACGGTTTGCGGATCTGGGTGTCCGTGGACTAACCATATGCGATACCACTGGTATGGCAAACCCAGCGCAGGTTATACAAATGTCAGACTCTTTGCAAAAGAAATTTCCCCAACTGCAATTGACGATGCACTTTCACAATACAAGAGGTATGGGTTTAGCCAATGTATTGGCAGCAGTGCAAAGTGGCATTGTTCGATTTGACGGCTCGCTTGGTGGGTTAGGTGGTTGTCCATATGCGCCAGGTGCCAGTGGCAATATTTCCAGTGAAGATGCGATTCATATGCTTGATGCAATGGGCTACGACACAGGTGTAAATATTCCTAAATTATTAGATCTTGCAAGAGAATTGCCGCAGATAGTGGGGCATCCTGTTCCGGGACAAGTTGCCAAAGCAGGTCGCAGTTGCGATTTGCATCCTGCCCCTGGATATATTCAAGAACTTCAATGA
- a CDS encoding CaiB/BaiF CoA-transferase family protein translates to MKTNEAVKGSQMEPLSGLKVIEMGQLIAGPFAAKTLADFGADVVKIEPPKVGDALRKWRLLKDGTSVWWQVQSRNKRSLSLDLRQADAQDIVRALAKEADILIENFRPGTLEGWGLDPDKLIELNPKLIILRISGYGQTGPYKDKPGFGVVAEAMGGLRHLTAEPGRVPVRVGVSIGDTLASLHGVIGILLALQERHRSGKGQVIDVALYEAVFNCMESLLPEYSAFGEVRQAAGSALPGIAPSNAYQCADGGYVLVAGNGDSIFKRLMRLIGREDLGSDPALENNDGRVKRVQELDQAIGTWAKAVTTDKALELLDSVAVPAGRIYTVADIANDPHYRARENIQVIQMQDGSNLEVPGVLPKLSRTPGSIKTLAPTIGQNTDEVLKEIGLSEAQIASLKERGVAFTQ, encoded by the coding sequence ATGAAAACGAATGAAGCTGTAAAGGGATCTCAGATGGAGCCGCTATCCGGATTAAAAGTAATTGAGATGGGGCAGTTAATTGCTGGACCATTTGCCGCTAAGACATTGGCTGATTTTGGTGCTGATGTAGTCAAGATTGAGCCGCCTAAGGTGGGTGATGCACTGCGAAAGTGGCGTCTATTAAAAGACGGCACATCCGTATGGTGGCAAGTGCAATCTCGAAATAAGCGATCACTTTCATTAGATCTGCGACAAGCTGATGCGCAAGATATTGTTAGAGCTCTTGCTAAAGAGGCAGACATTTTGATTGAGAACTTTCGCCCAGGAACTTTGGAGGGGTGGGGTCTTGATCCAGATAAATTAATTGAGCTAAACCCAAAACTCATCATTCTGCGAATTAGTGGATATGGGCAGACAGGTCCTTATAAGGACAAGCCTGGATTTGGTGTGGTGGCTGAAGCAATGGGTGGTTTACGACACCTCACTGCAGAGCCTGGACGTGTTCCAGTGCGTGTGGGCGTGAGCATTGGTGATACCTTGGCATCTCTACATGGCGTTATTGGTATTTTGTTGGCACTACAAGAGCGCCATCGAAGCGGTAAGGGGCAAGTGATTGACGTTGCTTTATATGAGGCCGTCTTTAACTGCATGGAAAGCCTACTTCCCGAGTACAGCGCATTTGGCGAAGTAAGGCAGGCTGCTGGTAGCGCGTTGCCAGGCATTGCTCCCTCGAACGCTTATCAGTGTGCAGATGGGGGGTATGTCTTGGTTGCTGGTAATGGCGATAGTATTTTCAAGCGCCTGATGAGGCTTATTGGTCGCGAAGATTTAGGCAGCGATCCTGCTTTAGAAAACAATGATGGTCGTGTGAAACGAGTGCAGGAATTAGATCAGGCAATCGGCACATGGGCAAAAGCGGTGACTACAGATAAGGCACTTGAATTACTCGATTCCGTTGCTGTACCTGCGGGGCGTATTTATACCGTGGCGGATATCGCCAATGATCCGCACTATCGAGCACGAGAGAACATTCAAGTCATACAAATGCAAGATGGCAGTAACTTAGAGGTGCCGGGTGTATTGCCTAAGTTGTCACGCACACCTGGATCAATCAAAACACTAGCACCAACAATTGGTCAAAATACCGATGAAGTTTTGAAAGAGATTGGCTTAAGTGAAGCCCAAATTGCTTCCCTAAAAGAACGTGGCGTTGCCTTTACACAATAA